ATCTAGTTCCAGAGGTAGCattattttcagatttaaCTTTTCTCTTACCGTCTTCTTGAATGCTGGTACAGTAATTGTAGACATGGGAATACAACTGCATAAAACGATGTCTGTTCATTGTTTCTTGATTGTAAATAGCATCAAGTCCACTGCTAAAATCATCCCagatttcattcaaatttgtTACTGTTAATAGATCTGAgccatgaaatttttcaccTGTCGACGccatcataaataaaaaaacttttgtttttttttatcaatcacttgattaattaattaaccaatAATAGTCtgattgataaattaacaGCACTTGTAATCCACTGATTGAAATAAATgcactttaaaaataatagttttaaaaatactcgACACTAATAAATTTCACTAACTTGCGATCTCTTAATGACtgaacatttttgaaaataaattattttatttaaataacaatttttaggTTAACCGGCACTGATATTTACTTGAGTTttgtttttggttttaattttatttagtcacCACGCTCACGTGCAAGTTCACTGTGAGCATCTCAACTCCATCTGAGTTGTCCTGATGAACTGATGTCTGATGATCGGATGGTTGGTAATGCAGCCCCCACTAtatgtactttttttcaacaccTGGGGTTTATTTATGACCGAAACGAATCAACAAGTAGCCTGAATTACAAATGCTCTTCTTAATGGATgaaatcatatttaaattacaagtgAAAGTACCCTAGCAAGGATCAAAAATGATTAGGATAATTACTTTGGGTCATTACtgccattattattttgtatttccTGTCCTGTCCTGCCGTTGTTCCGAGAgtataatggaaattttaaatcttttgaaTATCAGGTAAAGAGAACTTAATGATACGGGTCACTAATTACGAGTGAATTCCAAAATGTGCTGCGTTCTGGAATGCACcctataattattcttattatttgcgtggtaaatttaaatatttggaaaataaattgataaacatttgagaaaactaaaaatcgtgtcaaaaaaaaaatggcggcagaatatgacagaaaaatatttaaaaaattaaaaataagacaCGTAAGTgcttgaacaaaccttggtggggaagtaatatgcagaagggtgtccttatacacttggagatttgatttaaattgctTCAggtgtattgcagctaaacaacgtcacttaactgctatttcccaccagacgatgccagatgattttgctcaggaacttggaagttatcagcatcagcaattCCCAACACTTTACAATAGCACTGAACACTTAACGACACCACAgacactttgcacaatttaaattttacaaacactgcactatttaattaaacgatgactatgagcaataaattttatggacAATTCCGCGGATTAACCGCAATACTGTGCTtcaatttaaacgtaaagaaGGATCCGGACTTCTATACTGTCGTTGttgatgatactgactgccgctattGAACCGCTAGTCGATACACAGCAATCGATTTGCGATTCATTCGACTGCCCCCAGCAAAAATTTCAACGTCGAATACAGTAACGCGCAGTAGCGCCATCTTAgcacgaaatttaaaaattgaaatttaataactttattaaaatttgtatcaataattatattgagtagactaaaaagtatacttgaatttttatattcatcgataatttattaattattcttattacttgcgcatttgttaatttttactttaatgaatttaaaaaattgcgatttgtcagctacattcacactcatggtTATACTTTGAGTGTGAATATAACAGATtatgagataaattttaaattaccaataaaataatgaaataattaaaaatatatagcaattaaaaaaatgcacatactgattttcaaattcctaaataattattgataaataaaattaaaaattggttttgtaaaatttatttattagttcttatcaacaaattaaatatttaaagtcatttttataatttaaaaaatttttttatattgataataaatttatgggcTTGGAAGCAAGAAATTATTggttttgaaataatttatatataaaagaggTATCGTTTGTAAAATACGCAagcatataattaattttaaatatgttcaAAGGTACTTTTGTCCCACTATTATAATGTACATTTCGTtgattatgtttttatttattaaaataaagtattaaacgTCCAAAAATAGAGAAGTGGCCCCAAATGGTACTTCAAccctataataataatctgatACCCAAATATATCGCAAGTTGACAGAAATCCATGGCTCAAATTTGATGTcaagttttcaaaaactttaacGTAGAAATTGACGCAAGCTTTTCATCAATTTGAAGCTAAACATTTTACTCTTCGAATTTTTTCCCgcgattttttgtaaatttcaagCCAACTTctgtttttcaattttcaggTAAGATTTTCTATCAACTTGCGTTACAATACCAGATGTCAAAATTTGTAACAGCAAAAACCTGACAGTAAACTGAACAGCAAGTTTTTGAAGAATGTCCGGCTATCAGGGAATTAAagtagttttataaatttacaattatgcaataaaatattaattatgtataaattaacaatcatAAATTAAGTAAAGGAACAATTCTAGAAGACGTAAAATGTTCACGACAAGAAGGACATTGCGATTGGACCCGGACCCATTCAGCAAGACAATTCCAACAGAATAAATGACCACATGGAGTAACTGCTGATGGCTTTGTACTGAAACATAGCTGGCATTTGACGCTGCTTTCATTGATGCTGTTACTTCCAGCTGGGaaatcctcatcctcatcctgATCATCACTGATGCTGCTCTGCCGAATCTGCAACACGCATTGAACGAGACTAATCAATCCCAGTAATTTTAGTCCCAAGTTGACGTCATTTGTTGGAGTCATCCCGGAAATCTTTGCGTAATCGATGCCAGTAATTTGCTGACTTATGCTGAACCGGAAGTTCACCAGGTAGAACAAACATTTTTGAAGTACAACAGCAACTGGAATGAAACGTCtcagtatatttaaaatatttattaaattatccttATGATTTATTTCAGTGCTAGCAGATACTGAATGTTTGAACTTGTCCACTATTTTAATCAGTTCTCTTTCTCCAAATAATTCCATGAGTAAACACAAAAGTCTCGCATTTATAGGAACTATTTGTCTGTCTTGTAAATTGGCCTGTGTTATTCCAGTATATTCTTCTCCCAAAGTCAAGTTTCCTGACCCAGATGTAAACATAAAATACAACAATTTCACAGCATTGTTTTGTAAGTACgataagatttttttgttttttattttactcaaagatttcattaattttttatctaattcttTGAGAAATTCATCGTCTCGCTGATGAGCTCGAAGAATTTCTGCCTGATTTGCTgcttgcattttttaaattattattagtattattatgattgtaataaattattatttttcacttggaaaattatcagaaaatttttttatcacgcacaattaattataatgtcacatttataattatttcaacatttaattctacaaatttttatttatgtatatttttgaaaatatatgttttaatttttacatggAATAATCGAATCCAGCtcttaaataacaaaaaacaaaaatttaggttaattttcatttaattttttttttttttttactgatgtTGGTAAATAACTGGCTGCAGTTTATGGCAAATTCAAGTTTCGCGCTCTCTAGCCCTGATGACCAACCTAACCGTAAGTTATTAGTTATAACtaagtatatttttcagttttaagaTGGCGCTACTGGGCATTGCTGTATTCAACGTTTGAATTTTTGCTATAGTGTGGGGTTGGGGGGGGGAATCGCAAATCGATTGCTGTGTATCAACTGGCGGTTTGATAacggcagtcagtatcatcgaaAATGGCAGTAGAAGTCGAGATTCTTCTTTACGTTCAAATTGAAGCATAGTATTGCAGTTAATTTGCGgaattatccataaaatttattactcttagtcactgtttaattaaaatgtgcaGTGttcgtaaaatttaaattgtgcaaagtgtcTGTGGTATCGTTAAGTACtgagtgttcagtgctagtgtaGTGTTGTGaattgctgatgctgataacttccaagttcctgaccaaaatcatctggcatcgtctggtgggaaatagcagttaagtgatgTTTTTCTAGCTGCAATgtacttggagcaatttaaattaaatctccaagtgtattagcatacccttctgcatattatttccccaccaaggtttgttcaggCACTTACGtgtcttattttaattttttaaatatttttctatcatatcctgccgccattttattttgacgtacggtttttagttttttccaatttctaataatttatttttcaaagttaaagCCATTATCAAACCGTGCCCCCTCCCCCCCTCCCTACTCCCGTGTatagattttcaaattttatttatgaataaattgaaaattctattatacttaataacaaattaacaattaaaatatataatttaagcctagttatttaaatgcgactaaaataaataaaattatagatgTTTAAcgtcattaatttaattaaagacagtgtatatttttttttcttttacaaataaatagtaTTACATTGAccttaataacaatataattaatatatatattcatattatttatttatccatcGGCGTATTACACAGCTAAAAGGCTTCCATTAACTACTtagtatttgtttatttaattaatacattaagccggttaattatttataaattaacatattcatttaataaatgcgttaatatatcgcgttactaattccaaaaagacatatttttattcgctCTTTTGGCTTGGAAGAGTTTTCTTCAGCCAAAAGGGCATATAATTTAAGTCACGCGTCTaggttttcaaaattttttcaacttcctgctgtgaaaatttaaaatttaaaaaaagaagaacgttattggtttcgatccgaatttcaaaaatcgagttttcaacAGATCTCGATCTTTCGAGAAAATATTCTGAACCATAGGAAAATATTCTGACCATTTTCACACAGACGTCCGTGAACGGACTTCTTTTcagaaaaatgtatattttttcgtttcaATTTTAAAGAGCTCAAAAGTTTATCAGTAGTAACATTTTCGAGTTCTTCGAGTTCGAATACATCTGGTAATTTTGGAGTTGGCCCTCAGGGTCAGccatttttcagtttttttttttaattttcagctctaaaatataaattcttttgaaaTTAGTAACCCGATATAAATTAACTTGACTTATTGCTGCtatatttaactaaattaatacAATGCAGAAATAATAAACAGTAGCTACTAATAGTATGTCATATATTTGTGACTATGAgagattttttactaaataatcttgtttttttttgtttttgagcatttttgtcattatatatttataaacaataaatttaaatgaataattattattgcgaattaacaaaaataatagtaagttgcgttataataaattatctacataatttaaaagaaaatttatttaattctcacACTAGTAAATtctaattattgtatttattacgAGGAAGACTTCATAAATTTCATCTttgggttttttttcttttttgtaacaatactttaaactatttatcatttaatgtcacgctataaaataacattttttctattttaaacaaaatattttttttttctaattaagttagaaaataattaacacttttatatattaataaaaacaattattacagtaacaatatttaaaatatttttagcgcacgaaataattacaaaatataaaaattatattatcacaatttttttacataaaacttCGAAGACTTTCAAGGACATGCGCATTTacaaactaatttatttatattaattatttaaattattcataaaaatgatatgCGTGACaaataatcatattatttgttaataaattttttttgtgaataataaataatttttattactatttaatttaaaaatagtataaacaataaataaaatattaaaaattactttccgCGGTAAATTTCTATAATTCGATCTTGATCGACGTATTCAAAGATGTGCGGAGCGTCCATTAATATTCCAATAGTACCAGCTGTTGTCACAATAAAGAAAATGTATAATTGAAGACGATCAATTACCATTGCAACGTATTTCCAATCTTCTCTTgtctgttaaataaataattttaattaataatccattttttttataacttcccgctatgaaaattaagaattttcgAAAGGAAGGAAGTTATTGGGTTCAGTTTGATTTTCTAAAACctagttttcatcagatctcgccggtttgaggtcctaggaaactACTCTGACTATTTTCGAATAGACGCCCATGTGAAAACGAATTTTTGTcatacgatatctttggaataAATCAACCAATTTGAACGTATTTGGCGGCAATCGAACGGGCTCATCAAGACTTAGATCTGAATAGAATTTGAAGGTGATCGGTCTAGTAGTTTAGgagttatacgaaaaataaaaataaaaa
The sequence above is drawn from the Microplitis demolitor isolate Queensland-Clemson2020A chromosome 3, iyMicDemo2.1a, whole genome shotgun sequence genome and encodes:
- the LOC103580706 gene encoding peroxisome assembly protein 10-B yields the protein MQAANQAEILRAHQRDDEFLKELDKKLMKSLSKIKNKKILSYLQNNAVKLLYFMFTSGSGNLTLGEEYTGITQANLQDRQIVPINARLLCLLMELFGERELIKIVDKFKHSVSASTEINHKDNLINILNILRRFIPVAVVLQKCLFYLVNFRFSISQQITGIDYAKISGMTPTNDVNLGLKLLGLISLVQCVLQIRQSSISDDQDEDEDFPAGSNSINESSVKCQLCFSTKPSAVTPCGHLFCWNCLAEWVRVQSQCPSCREHFTSSRIVPLLNL